A window of the Dunckerocampus dactyliophorus isolate RoL2022-P2 chromosome 19, RoL_Ddac_1.1, whole genome shotgun sequence genome harbors these coding sequences:
- the eya4 gene encoding eyes absent homolog 4 isoform X2: MEASQDLNQQMVKKSNSDSHVPDPSDSRSMEMQDLASPHNRVGGGDSTGSKLDKNNLGSPSITTNGTGGENMTVLNTADWLLGCSSPPPAPASKDYEPMNNSEAVTTTGDAALDSYGSSVITSSGYSPRSAHQYSPPLYPSKPYPHILSTPPAPSMPTYAGQPQFSSMQQSAVYTYSQTGQAYGLSGYDLGVMLPGIKTESGLAQSQSPLQTGLSYSPGFTTPQPGQTAYSPYQMPGSSFTPSSGLYATNNSVSSPTNYTAAQQDYPSYTSFGQNQYAQYYSASTYGTYMTSSGVDGTGSTAAYQLQDPAPAMTGQAAELHPGDFDAVQRPSTPIKDLDDRACRSGGSKSRGRSRKNNPSPPPDSDLERVFVWDLDETIIVFHSLLTGSYAQKYGKDPPMAVTLGLRMEEMIFNLADSHLFFNDLEECDQVHIDDVSSDDNGQDLSTYSFATDGFHAAATSANLCLATGVRGGVDWMRKLAFRYRRVKELYSTYKNNVGGLLGPAKRDAWLQLRAEVEALTDSWLTHALKSLSIISSRSNCVNVLVTTTQLIPALAKVLLYSLGSVFPIENIYSATKIGKESCFERIMQRFGRKVVYVVVGDGVEEEQAAKKVNGPYCGPAHWVQCELYDWMKAACLCCRGVLIL; this comes from the exons GTGAAGAAATCAAACAGTGACTCTCATGTTCCAGACCCTTCAGACAGCAG GTCTATGGAAATGCAGGACCTAGCCAGTCCTCACAACCGCGTGGGAGGCGGGGATTCGACGGGCTCCAAGCTGGACAAGAACAACCTGGGCAGCCCTTCCATCACCACCAATGGAACAGGAG GTGAAAACATGACCGTTCTAAACACGGCTGATTGGCTGCTGGGCTGCAGCAGCCCGCCCCCAGCGCCCGCCTCCAAGGACTATG AGCCCATGAACAACAGCGAGGCGGTCACCACGACAGGCGACGCAGCTCTAGACTCCTACGGCAGCTCAG TCATCACCAGCAGCGGATACAGTCCTCGCTCCGCACACCAGTACTCTCCTCCTCTCTACCCGTCTAA ACCTTACCCACACATCCTCTCCACACCGCCTGCCCCGTCCATGCCGACTTACGCGGGCCAGCCCCAGTTCAGCAGCATGCAGCAGTCTGCCGTCTACACGTACTCTCAAACGGGACAGGCCTATGGACTGTCTGGCTACG ACCTGGGCGTGATGCTGCCAGGCATCAAGACAGAGAGCGGCCTGGCGCAGAGTCAGTCTCCTCTCCAGACGGGCCTGAGTTACAGCCCCGGCTTCACCACGCCTCAGCCCGGACAGACGGCCTACTCGCCCTACCAGATGCCAG GTTCAAGTTTCACCCCCTCCTCAGGCCTCTACGCCACCAACAACTCCGTGTCCAGTCCCACCAACTACACTGCTGCTCAGCAG GACTACCCCTCGTACACAAGCTTTGGCCAAAACCAGTACGCCCAGTATTATTCCGCCTCCACGTACGGGACGTATATGACCTCCAGTGGTGTGGATGGGACCGGCTCCACTGCAGCCTACCAGCTGCAAGACCCCGCCCCTGCTATGACGGGCCAGGCTGCAGAACTCCATCCAG GGGACTTTGATGCGGTGCAGAGGCCCTCCACGCCCATCAAGGACCTGGATGATCGAGCCTGTCGGAGTGGCGGGTCCAAGTCGCGAGGCAGGAGCCGCAAGAACAACCCCTCTCCTCCCCCAGACAGTGACCTGGAG AGGGTTTTTGTGTGGGATCTGGATGAGACCATCATTGTCTTCCATTCCTTGCTCACGGGCTCCTACGCACAGAAATACGGCAAG GACCCCCCCATGGCCGTCACGCTGGGTCTGAGGATGGAAGAGATGATTTTCAACCTGGCGGACTCGCACTTATTCTTTAACGACCTGGAG GAGTGTGATCAGGTACACATTGATGACGTGTCATCAGATGACAACGGGCAGGACTTAAG TACTTACAGTTTTGCAACTGATGGCTTCCATGCAGCTGCGACCAGCGCCAACCTGTGCCTCGCTACGGGCGTCCGCGGCGGCGTCGACTGGATGAGGAAGCTGGCCTTCCGCTACCGACGGGTCAAAGAGTTGTATAGCACGTACAAAAACAATGTAGGGG GTCTGCTGGGTCCTGCAAAGAGGGATGCTTGGCTGCAGCTCCGAGCCGAGGTAGAGGCTCTCACCGACTCCTGGCTCACTCACGCCCTCAAGTCGCTGTCCATCATCAGCTCCAG GAGTAACTGCGTCAACGTGCTGGTGACCACGACGCAGCTCATACCGGCGCTCGCTAAGGTTCTCCTCTACAGTCTCGGTTCTGTGTTCCCCATTGAGAACATCTACAGTGCGACAAAAATAG GAAAAGAGAGTTGCTTTGAGCGCATAATGCAAAGGTTTGGCAGGAAAGTAGTGTATGTTGTAGTGGGGGACGGTGTGGAAGAGGAGCAGGCGGCCAAAAAGGTAAATGGACCTTACTGTGGCCCCGCCCACTGGGTGCAGTGTGAGCTTTATGATTGGATGAAGGCTGCCTGTCTTTGCTGTAGAGGTGTACTGATACTTTAG
- the eya4 gene encoding eyes absent homolog 4 isoform X4 → MEASQDLNQQMVKKSNSDSHVPDPSDSRSMEMQDLASPHNRVGGGDSTGSKLDKNNLGSPSITTNGTGGENMTVLNTADWLLGCSSPPPAPASKDYVKTEPMNNSEAVTTTGDAALDSYGSSVITSSGYSPRSAHQYSPPLYPSKPYPHILSTPPAPSMPTYAGQPQFSSMQQSAVYTYSQTGQAYGLSGYDLGVMLPGIKTESGLAQSQSPLQTGLSYSPGFTTPQPGQTAYSPYQMPGSSFTPSSGLYATNNSVSSPTNYTAAQQDYPSYTSFGQNQYAQYYSASTYGTYMTSSGVDGTGSTAAYQLQDPAPAMTGQAAELHPGDFDAVQRPSTPIKDLDDRACRSGGSKSRGRSRKNNPSPPPDSDLERVFVWDLDETIIVFHSLLTGSYAQKYGKDPPMAVTLGLRMEEMIFNLADSHLFFNDLEECDQVHIDDVSSDDNGQDLSTYSFATDGFHAAATSANLCLATGVRGGVDWMRKLAFRYRRVKELYSTYKNNVGGLLGPAKRDAWLQLRAEVEALTDSWLTHALKSLSIISSRSNCVNVLVTTTQLIPALAKVLLYSLGSVFPIENIYSATKIGKESCFERIMQRFGRKVVYVVVGDGVEEEQAAKKHNMPFWRISSHSDLLALHQALEFEYL, encoded by the exons GTGAAGAAATCAAACAGTGACTCTCATGTTCCAGACCCTTCAGACAGCAG GTCTATGGAAATGCAGGACCTAGCCAGTCCTCACAACCGCGTGGGAGGCGGGGATTCGACGGGCTCCAAGCTGGACAAGAACAACCTGGGCAGCCCTTCCATCACCACCAATGGAACAGGAG GTGAAAACATGACCGTTCTAAACACGGCTGATTGGCTGCTGGGCTGCAGCAGCCCGCCCCCAGCGCCCGCCTCCAAGGACTATG TGAAAACAGAGCCCATGAACAACAGCGAGGCGGTCACCACGACAGGCGACGCAGCTCTAGACTCCTACGGCAGCTCAG TCATCACCAGCAGCGGATACAGTCCTCGCTCCGCACACCAGTACTCTCCTCCTCTCTACCCGTCTAA ACCTTACCCACACATCCTCTCCACACCGCCTGCCCCGTCCATGCCGACTTACGCGGGCCAGCCCCAGTTCAGCAGCATGCAGCAGTCTGCCGTCTACACGTACTCTCAAACGGGACAGGCCTATGGACTGTCTGGCTACG ACCTGGGCGTGATGCTGCCAGGCATCAAGACAGAGAGCGGCCTGGCGCAGAGTCAGTCTCCTCTCCAGACGGGCCTGAGTTACAGCCCCGGCTTCACCACGCCTCAGCCCGGACAGACGGCCTACTCGCCCTACCAGATGCCAG GTTCAAGTTTCACCCCCTCCTCAGGCCTCTACGCCACCAACAACTCCGTGTCCAGTCCCACCAACTACACTGCTGCTCAGCAG GACTACCCCTCGTACACAAGCTTTGGCCAAAACCAGTACGCCCAGTATTATTCCGCCTCCACGTACGGGACGTATATGACCTCCAGTGGTGTGGATGGGACCGGCTCCACTGCAGCCTACCAGCTGCAAGACCCCGCCCCTGCTATGACGGGCCAGGCTGCAGAACTCCATCCAG GGGACTTTGATGCGGTGCAGAGGCCCTCCACGCCCATCAAGGACCTGGATGATCGAGCCTGTCGGAGTGGCGGGTCCAAGTCGCGAGGCAGGAGCCGCAAGAACAACCCCTCTCCTCCCCCAGACAGTGACCTGGAG AGGGTTTTTGTGTGGGATCTGGATGAGACCATCATTGTCTTCCATTCCTTGCTCACGGGCTCCTACGCACAGAAATACGGCAAG GACCCCCCCATGGCCGTCACGCTGGGTCTGAGGATGGAAGAGATGATTTTCAACCTGGCGGACTCGCACTTATTCTTTAACGACCTGGAG GAGTGTGATCAGGTACACATTGATGACGTGTCATCAGATGACAACGGGCAGGACTTAAG TACTTACAGTTTTGCAACTGATGGCTTCCATGCAGCTGCGACCAGCGCCAACCTGTGCCTCGCTACGGGCGTCCGCGGCGGCGTCGACTGGATGAGGAAGCTGGCCTTCCGCTACCGACGGGTCAAAGAGTTGTATAGCACGTACAAAAACAATGTAGGGG GTCTGCTGGGTCCTGCAAAGAGGGATGCTTGGCTGCAGCTCCGAGCCGAGGTAGAGGCTCTCACCGACTCCTGGCTCACTCACGCCCTCAAGTCGCTGTCCATCATCAGCTCCAG GAGTAACTGCGTCAACGTGCTGGTGACCACGACGCAGCTCATACCGGCGCTCGCTAAGGTTCTCCTCTACAGTCTCGGTTCTGTGTTCCCCATTGAGAACATCTACAGTGCGACAAAAATAG GAAAAGAGAGTTGCTTTGAGCGCATAATGCAAAGGTTTGGCAGGAAAGTAGTGTATGTTGTAGTGGGGGACGGTGTGGAAGAGGAGCAGGCGGCCAAAAAG CATAACATGCCCTTCTGGAGGATATCCAGCCACTCGGACCTGCTGGCGTTACATCAAGCACTGGAGTTTGAGTACCTGTAA
- the eya4 gene encoding eyes absent homolog 4 isoform X3: MEASQDLNQQMVKKSNSDSHVPDPSDSRSMEMQDLASPHNRVGGGDSTGSKLDKNNLGSPSITTNGTGGENMTVLNTADWLLGCSSPPPAPASKDYVKTEPMNNSEAVTTTGDAALDSYGSSVITSSGYSPRSAHQYSPPLYPSKPYPHILSTPPAPSMPTYAGQPQFSSMQQSAVYTYSQTGQAYGLSGYDLGVMLPGIKTESGLAQSQSPLQTGLSYSPGFTTPQPGQTAYSPYQMPGSSFTPSSGLYATNNSVSSPTNYTAAQQDYPSYTSFGQNQYAQYYSASTYGTYMTSSGVDGTGSTAAYQLQDPAPAMTGQAAELHPGDFDAVQRPSTPIKDLDDRACRSGGSKSRGRSRKNNPSPPPDSDLERVFVWDLDETIIVFHSLLTGSYAQKYGKDPPMAVTLGLRMEEMIFNLADSHLFFNDLEECDQVHIDDVSSDDNGQDLSTYSFATDGFHAAATSANLCLATGVRGGVDWMRKLAFRYRRVKELYSTYKNNVGGLLGPAKRDAWLQLRAEVEALTDSWLTHALKSLSIISSRSNCVNVLVTTTQLIPALAKVLLYSLGSVFPIENIYSATKIGKESCFERIVSRFGANITYVVIGDGKDEEHAAGQHNMPFWRISSHSDLLALHQALEFEYL; the protein is encoded by the exons GTGAAGAAATCAAACAGTGACTCTCATGTTCCAGACCCTTCAGACAGCAG GTCTATGGAAATGCAGGACCTAGCCAGTCCTCACAACCGCGTGGGAGGCGGGGATTCGACGGGCTCCAAGCTGGACAAGAACAACCTGGGCAGCCCTTCCATCACCACCAATGGAACAGGAG GTGAAAACATGACCGTTCTAAACACGGCTGATTGGCTGCTGGGCTGCAGCAGCCCGCCCCCAGCGCCCGCCTCCAAGGACTATG TGAAAACAGAGCCCATGAACAACAGCGAGGCGGTCACCACGACAGGCGACGCAGCTCTAGACTCCTACGGCAGCTCAG TCATCACCAGCAGCGGATACAGTCCTCGCTCCGCACACCAGTACTCTCCTCCTCTCTACCCGTCTAA ACCTTACCCACACATCCTCTCCACACCGCCTGCCCCGTCCATGCCGACTTACGCGGGCCAGCCCCAGTTCAGCAGCATGCAGCAGTCTGCCGTCTACACGTACTCTCAAACGGGACAGGCCTATGGACTGTCTGGCTACG ACCTGGGCGTGATGCTGCCAGGCATCAAGACAGAGAGCGGCCTGGCGCAGAGTCAGTCTCCTCTCCAGACGGGCCTGAGTTACAGCCCCGGCTTCACCACGCCTCAGCCCGGACAGACGGCCTACTCGCCCTACCAGATGCCAG GTTCAAGTTTCACCCCCTCCTCAGGCCTCTACGCCACCAACAACTCCGTGTCCAGTCCCACCAACTACACTGCTGCTCAGCAG GACTACCCCTCGTACACAAGCTTTGGCCAAAACCAGTACGCCCAGTATTATTCCGCCTCCACGTACGGGACGTATATGACCTCCAGTGGTGTGGATGGGACCGGCTCCACTGCAGCCTACCAGCTGCAAGACCCCGCCCCTGCTATGACGGGCCAGGCTGCAGAACTCCATCCAG GGGACTTTGATGCGGTGCAGAGGCCCTCCACGCCCATCAAGGACCTGGATGATCGAGCCTGTCGGAGTGGCGGGTCCAAGTCGCGAGGCAGGAGCCGCAAGAACAACCCCTCTCCTCCCCCAGACAGTGACCTGGAG AGGGTTTTTGTGTGGGATCTGGATGAGACCATCATTGTCTTCCATTCCTTGCTCACGGGCTCCTACGCACAGAAATACGGCAAG GACCCCCCCATGGCCGTCACGCTGGGTCTGAGGATGGAAGAGATGATTTTCAACCTGGCGGACTCGCACTTATTCTTTAACGACCTGGAG GAGTGTGATCAGGTACACATTGATGACGTGTCATCAGATGACAACGGGCAGGACTTAAG TACTTACAGTTTTGCAACTGATGGCTTCCATGCAGCTGCGACCAGCGCCAACCTGTGCCTCGCTACGGGCGTCCGCGGCGGCGTCGACTGGATGAGGAAGCTGGCCTTCCGCTACCGACGGGTCAAAGAGTTGTATAGCACGTACAAAAACAATGTAGGGG GTCTGCTGGGTCCTGCAAAGAGGGATGCTTGGCTGCAGCTCCGAGCCGAGGTAGAGGCTCTCACCGACTCCTGGCTCACTCACGCCCTCAAGTCGCTGTCCATCATCAGCTCCAG GAGTAACTGCGTCAACGTGCTGGTGACCACGACGCAGCTCATACCGGCGCTCGCTAAGGTTCTCCTCTACAGTCTCGGTTCTGTGTTCCCCATTGAGAACATCTACAGTGCGACAAAAATAG GCAAAGAGAGCTGTTTTGAGCGTATAGTCTCCCGCTTCGGCGCTAACATTACATATGTTGTGATTGGTGATGGCAAGGATGAAGAGCATGCAGCAGGCCAG CATAACATGCCCTTCTGGAGGATATCCAGCCACTCGGACCTGCTGGCGTTACATCAAGCACTGGAGTTTGAGTACCTGTAA
- the eya4 gene encoding eyes absent homolog 4 isoform X5: MEASQDLNQQMVKKSNSDSHVPDPSDSRSMEMQDLASPHNRVGGGDSTGSKLDKNNLGSPSITTNGTGVKTEPMNNSEAVTTTGDAALDSYGSSVITSSGYSPRSAHQYSPPLYPSKPYPHILSTPPAPSMPTYAGQPQFSSMQQSAVYTYSQTGQAYGLSGYDLGVMLPGIKTESGLAQSQSPLQTGLSYSPGFTTPQPGQTAYSPYQMPGSSFTPSSGLYATNNSVSSPTNYTAAQQDYPSYTSFGQNQYAQYYSASTYGTYMTSSGVDGTGSTAAYQLQDPAPAMTGQAAELHPGDFDAVQRPSTPIKDLDDRACRSGGSKSRGRSRKNNPSPPPDSDLERVFVWDLDETIIVFHSLLTGSYAQKYGKDPPMAVTLGLRMEEMIFNLADSHLFFNDLEECDQVHIDDVSSDDNGQDLSTYSFATDGFHAAATSANLCLATGVRGGVDWMRKLAFRYRRVKELYSTYKNNVGGLLGPAKRDAWLQLRAEVEALTDSWLTHALKSLSIISSRSNCVNVLVTTTQLIPALAKVLLYSLGSVFPIENIYSATKIGKESCFERIMQRFGRKVVYVVVGDGVEEEQAAKKVNGPYCGPAHWVQCELYDWMKAACLCCRGVLIL, from the exons GTGAAGAAATCAAACAGTGACTCTCATGTTCCAGACCCTTCAGACAGCAG GTCTATGGAAATGCAGGACCTAGCCAGTCCTCACAACCGCGTGGGAGGCGGGGATTCGACGGGCTCCAAGCTGGACAAGAACAACCTGGGCAGCCCTTCCATCACCACCAATGGAACAGGAG TGAAAACAGAGCCCATGAACAACAGCGAGGCGGTCACCACGACAGGCGACGCAGCTCTAGACTCCTACGGCAGCTCAG TCATCACCAGCAGCGGATACAGTCCTCGCTCCGCACACCAGTACTCTCCTCCTCTCTACCCGTCTAA ACCTTACCCACACATCCTCTCCACACCGCCTGCCCCGTCCATGCCGACTTACGCGGGCCAGCCCCAGTTCAGCAGCATGCAGCAGTCTGCCGTCTACACGTACTCTCAAACGGGACAGGCCTATGGACTGTCTGGCTACG ACCTGGGCGTGATGCTGCCAGGCATCAAGACAGAGAGCGGCCTGGCGCAGAGTCAGTCTCCTCTCCAGACGGGCCTGAGTTACAGCCCCGGCTTCACCACGCCTCAGCCCGGACAGACGGCCTACTCGCCCTACCAGATGCCAG GTTCAAGTTTCACCCCCTCCTCAGGCCTCTACGCCACCAACAACTCCGTGTCCAGTCCCACCAACTACACTGCTGCTCAGCAG GACTACCCCTCGTACACAAGCTTTGGCCAAAACCAGTACGCCCAGTATTATTCCGCCTCCACGTACGGGACGTATATGACCTCCAGTGGTGTGGATGGGACCGGCTCCACTGCAGCCTACCAGCTGCAAGACCCCGCCCCTGCTATGACGGGCCAGGCTGCAGAACTCCATCCAG GGGACTTTGATGCGGTGCAGAGGCCCTCCACGCCCATCAAGGACCTGGATGATCGAGCCTGTCGGAGTGGCGGGTCCAAGTCGCGAGGCAGGAGCCGCAAGAACAACCCCTCTCCTCCCCCAGACAGTGACCTGGAG AGGGTTTTTGTGTGGGATCTGGATGAGACCATCATTGTCTTCCATTCCTTGCTCACGGGCTCCTACGCACAGAAATACGGCAAG GACCCCCCCATGGCCGTCACGCTGGGTCTGAGGATGGAAGAGATGATTTTCAACCTGGCGGACTCGCACTTATTCTTTAACGACCTGGAG GAGTGTGATCAGGTACACATTGATGACGTGTCATCAGATGACAACGGGCAGGACTTAAG TACTTACAGTTTTGCAACTGATGGCTTCCATGCAGCTGCGACCAGCGCCAACCTGTGCCTCGCTACGGGCGTCCGCGGCGGCGTCGACTGGATGAGGAAGCTGGCCTTCCGCTACCGACGGGTCAAAGAGTTGTATAGCACGTACAAAAACAATGTAGGGG GTCTGCTGGGTCCTGCAAAGAGGGATGCTTGGCTGCAGCTCCGAGCCGAGGTAGAGGCTCTCACCGACTCCTGGCTCACTCACGCCCTCAAGTCGCTGTCCATCATCAGCTCCAG GAGTAACTGCGTCAACGTGCTGGTGACCACGACGCAGCTCATACCGGCGCTCGCTAAGGTTCTCCTCTACAGTCTCGGTTCTGTGTTCCCCATTGAGAACATCTACAGTGCGACAAAAATAG GAAAAGAGAGTTGCTTTGAGCGCATAATGCAAAGGTTTGGCAGGAAAGTAGTGTATGTTGTAGTGGGGGACGGTGTGGAAGAGGAGCAGGCGGCCAAAAAGGTAAATGGACCTTACTGTGGCCCCGCCCACTGGGTGCAGTGTGAGCTTTATGATTGGATGAAGGCTGCCTGTCTTTGCTGTAGAGGTGTACTGATACTTTAG
- the eya4 gene encoding eyes absent homolog 4 isoform X8: MEASQDLNQQMVKKSNSDSHVPDPSDSRSMEMQDLASPHNRVGGGDSTGSKLDKNNLGSPSITTNGTGVKTEPMNNSEAVTTTGDAALDSYGSSVITSSGYSPRSAHQYSPPLYPSKPYPHILSTPPAPSMPTYAGQPQFSSMQQSAVYTYSQTGQAYGLSGYDLGVMLPGIKTESGLAQSQSPLQTGLSYSPGFTTPQPGQTAYSPYQMPGSSFTPSSGLYATNNSVSSPTNYTAAQQDYPSYTSFGQNQYAQYYSASTYGTYMTSSGVDGTGSTAAYQLQDPAPAMTGQAAELHPGDFDAVQRPSTPIKDLDDRACRSGGSKSRGRSRKNNPSPPPDSDLERVFVWDLDETIIVFHSLLTGSYAQKYGKDPPMAVTLGLRMEEMIFNLADSHLFFNDLEECDQVHIDDVSSDDNGQDLSTYSFATDGFHAAATSANLCLATGVRGGVDWMRKLAFRYRRVKELYSTYKNNVGGLLGPAKRDAWLQLRAEVEALTDSWLTHALKSLSIISSRSNCVNVLVTTTQLIPALAKVLLYSLGSVFPIENIYSATKIGKESCFERIMQRFGRKVVYVVVGDGVEEEQAAKKHNMPFWRISSHSDLLALHQALEFEYL, translated from the exons GTGAAGAAATCAAACAGTGACTCTCATGTTCCAGACCCTTCAGACAGCAG GTCTATGGAAATGCAGGACCTAGCCAGTCCTCACAACCGCGTGGGAGGCGGGGATTCGACGGGCTCCAAGCTGGACAAGAACAACCTGGGCAGCCCTTCCATCACCACCAATGGAACAGGAG TGAAAACAGAGCCCATGAACAACAGCGAGGCGGTCACCACGACAGGCGACGCAGCTCTAGACTCCTACGGCAGCTCAG TCATCACCAGCAGCGGATACAGTCCTCGCTCCGCACACCAGTACTCTCCTCCTCTCTACCCGTCTAA ACCTTACCCACACATCCTCTCCACACCGCCTGCCCCGTCCATGCCGACTTACGCGGGCCAGCCCCAGTTCAGCAGCATGCAGCAGTCTGCCGTCTACACGTACTCTCAAACGGGACAGGCCTATGGACTGTCTGGCTACG ACCTGGGCGTGATGCTGCCAGGCATCAAGACAGAGAGCGGCCTGGCGCAGAGTCAGTCTCCTCTCCAGACGGGCCTGAGTTACAGCCCCGGCTTCACCACGCCTCAGCCCGGACAGACGGCCTACTCGCCCTACCAGATGCCAG GTTCAAGTTTCACCCCCTCCTCAGGCCTCTACGCCACCAACAACTCCGTGTCCAGTCCCACCAACTACACTGCTGCTCAGCAG GACTACCCCTCGTACACAAGCTTTGGCCAAAACCAGTACGCCCAGTATTATTCCGCCTCCACGTACGGGACGTATATGACCTCCAGTGGTGTGGATGGGACCGGCTCCACTGCAGCCTACCAGCTGCAAGACCCCGCCCCTGCTATGACGGGCCAGGCTGCAGAACTCCATCCAG GGGACTTTGATGCGGTGCAGAGGCCCTCCACGCCCATCAAGGACCTGGATGATCGAGCCTGTCGGAGTGGCGGGTCCAAGTCGCGAGGCAGGAGCCGCAAGAACAACCCCTCTCCTCCCCCAGACAGTGACCTGGAG AGGGTTTTTGTGTGGGATCTGGATGAGACCATCATTGTCTTCCATTCCTTGCTCACGGGCTCCTACGCACAGAAATACGGCAAG GACCCCCCCATGGCCGTCACGCTGGGTCTGAGGATGGAAGAGATGATTTTCAACCTGGCGGACTCGCACTTATTCTTTAACGACCTGGAG GAGTGTGATCAGGTACACATTGATGACGTGTCATCAGATGACAACGGGCAGGACTTAAG TACTTACAGTTTTGCAACTGATGGCTTCCATGCAGCTGCGACCAGCGCCAACCTGTGCCTCGCTACGGGCGTCCGCGGCGGCGTCGACTGGATGAGGAAGCTGGCCTTCCGCTACCGACGGGTCAAAGAGTTGTATAGCACGTACAAAAACAATGTAGGGG GTCTGCTGGGTCCTGCAAAGAGGGATGCTTGGCTGCAGCTCCGAGCCGAGGTAGAGGCTCTCACCGACTCCTGGCTCACTCACGCCCTCAAGTCGCTGTCCATCATCAGCTCCAG GAGTAACTGCGTCAACGTGCTGGTGACCACGACGCAGCTCATACCGGCGCTCGCTAAGGTTCTCCTCTACAGTCTCGGTTCTGTGTTCCCCATTGAGAACATCTACAGTGCGACAAAAATAG GAAAAGAGAGTTGCTTTGAGCGCATAATGCAAAGGTTTGGCAGGAAAGTAGTGTATGTTGTAGTGGGGGACGGTGTGGAAGAGGAGCAGGCGGCCAAAAAG CATAACATGCCCTTCTGGAGGATATCCAGCCACTCGGACCTGCTGGCGTTACATCAAGCACTGGAGTTTGAGTACCTGTAA